The genomic interval ACCAAACAAAAAACGAGCCAGTTTTTACAGCAAAACCTTGGGCAACAGCAAAACCAAACAATGTATACGCCGCAAATGCAGCAGTCCGGCCAATATCAACAAGGCTCACAAACGCATTACATGTAAAGACCCCTTTGGGGTCTTTCCTTTTTATAAGGAATAGGAAGCAGAAGCAGCTTTTACATATCATGCTAATATTTCTCCGAGAGAAGTGCTGAAGCCGCCAAAATAAAGGCTTCAGCCTTTTATGCTTTGATTGCGCAAGGAACAAAAACGTTGTAAAATATTCTTTATAATTGCAGTTGTACTGGAAGGAGTTATACAATGACCGAATTACAGTTGAAAGTGCTTGAACTGCTTCAGGAGGATGCGCGCAGGGATGCAGATTTGATCGCAACCATGTTAGCCGTAACAACCGAGGAAGTAAAGCAAGCCATCGCCGAGCTAGAGAAAGACCATATTATCGTGAAGTATGCGACAGTCGTAAACTGGAGCAAGATTGACGACCAGAAGGTAACTGCACTTATTGAGGTACAAATTACACCAGAACGCGGTCGCGGTTTCGAAGGAATCGCTGAGCGCATTTATTTATATCCAGAAGTAAAATCCGTCTACCTGATGTCGGGAGCATACGATTTGCTCGTTGAGGTTGAAGGAAAAACGTTGAAAGAGGTCGCCTCTTTTGTATCGAATAAACTATCGCCTATTGACGCGGTATTATCGACAAAAACATTTTTTATTTTGAAAAAATACAAACAAGACGGCATTATCTTCGAGGAGCATGAAGGTGATCATCGGTTGATGGTTTCGCCGTGAAAAAAGGGTGATGGCAATGATTAAAGATGAAGAGAAACAACCCTCCACACCTTTGCAGCGTCAATCGATGGCTGATTATTTGTCACCGCTCGTTCGGGGCATCAAACCGTCGGGAATCCGTCGGTTTTTTGATTTGGTCAGTACGCGCAAGGATGTTATTACATTAGGAGTAGGGGAACCGGACTTTGTGACGCCATGGCATGTTCGGGAAGCTGCTGTATATGCGCTTGAAATGGGGAAAACGCAATACACGTCAAATGCAGGTATGCCAGAGCTTCGCGAAGCCATTGGGCAGTATTTAAATGATCAATTTGCCGTACCTTACAACCCTGCCAGCGAAATTTTAGTAACTGTTGGCGGCAGTGAAGCCATTGATCTTGCCCTTCGAGCGTTTATTTCGCCAGGCGATGAAATCTTGATTCCTGAGCCATGTTATATTTCCTATTCACCAATAACCGCACTTACCGGTGGAAAACCTGTCGGTATTGAAACGTTTGCCAAGGATGAATTTAAGCTGAAGGCAGAGTCGCTTCAAGCCGTTATAACGCCAAAATCAAAAGTACTTATTTTATGTTATCCAAGCAACCCTACTGGCGGAACTATGACCTATGAGGACTGGCTGCCTATTGCAAAGCTAGTGGAAGAGAATGATCTTATTGTTATTTCCGATGAGATTTATGCGGAGCTTACTTACGGCTCCAAGCATGTAAGCTTTGCAGCAATGCCGGGGATGAAGGATCGAACCATTCTTGTGAGCGGCTTCTCGAAAGCTTTCGCGATGACAGGCTGGCGGATGGGTTATGCTTGCGGCCATCCCGATCTTATTGCAGCTATGCTAAAAATTCATCAGTATACAGTGATGTGCGCGCCGATTATGGCGCAGTATGCAGCGCTTGAAGCACTTCAACATGGCTTAGAAGAGAAGGACCGCATGGTGGAGGCTTATAATCAGCGCCGGCGTCTTGTCGTAAAAGGATTCAGGGAAATCGGACTCGATTGCCATGAGCCGCAGGGTGCATTTTATGCATTCCCATCGATCGTATCGACTGGCTTATCAAGTGAGGAGTTTGCGCAGCGTCTGCTCGACGAAGCGAATGTTGCAGCTGTTCCGGGAGATGTATTCGGTCTCGGAGGCGAAGGCCATCTTCGCTGTTCCTATGCAACTTCTGTCACGAATCTGACCGAAGCGCTTGATCGAATAGGCGGCTTTGTACATCGCTTGAAGCAAGAAGGCTAATTTAGCGCCTTTAATAAACAGCAGGTCAGGAGCTTATCCGACCTGCTGTTTGCATGAATAGAGAGTAATGGTTGAAAAAAGAGGAGGCAAGGCCGATGAAACTATACACAAGAACGGGCGATAGCGGTCAGACATCTTTAATTGGCGGCCGCGTGCGCAAGGATGATGTTCGTGTTGAGGCATATGGTACCATAGACGAATTGAATTGTTTTGTAGGTCAGGCAGCGGCGGAAGCTGCCAAACATGAAGAGCTGGCAGAAATGGCAGCTTGGCTCGTTGATATTCAGCAGGAGTTGTTTGACTGCGGCTCAGATCTTGCTTACGCCGTTGAAGGCGCGCCTCTAAAAATATCGGCAGAGCCGTCTAAACGTCTGGAAGAATGGATTGACCAATATACGGCAGAGGCACCGGAAATCACGAGGTTTATTTTGCCGGGAGGAAGCTCTGTTTCTGCAGTTCTGCATGTATGCCGAACGGTATGCCGCCGTGCAGAGCGCCGCGTTGTAACACTTGCAGCGGAGCATTCGATTAATGCCGATGTACAAACGTATTTGAATCGATTGTCCGATTTTTTCTTCGCCGCTGCTAGAGTTGCAAATGCGAAGCTTGGCGTATCAGATACGGAATATGTACGCAGCGCAGAAGTATTTCGGAAGCCGAAAAAATGATGGATAGACTAGAATTATTATATTATCGCCCGCTAGTGGCTGCGGTTAGCGAGGCAGAGCATGGAATGACCGTCCGGCGGGTGCTGGAGCGGCAACTGGGCGTATCACGCAAGCTCCTCTCGCAAGTAAAGCAAACGGAGCATGGACTGACTGTTAACGAGATTCGTGCCTATACGACAGCTCCTGTTGCAGCGGGCGATATCATTCGCGTACGCATGGAGCGAGAAATTTCCGAAGATATTTTGCCGCAGCCTATTCCGGTACAGATCGTATTCGAGGATGAGGATCTGCTAATCGTAAATAAACCAGCTGGGATGATCGTTCATCCGACTCATGGACATTACACGGGGACGCTTGCTAATGGTATCGTCTACCATTGGCAAGAGGCGGGAGAGAAGGTGCGTTTCCGTCCTGTCCACCGCCTTGATGAAGAAACATCCGGACTTGTCGCTATTGCAAAAACCTCCTATGTACATCAACAGCTTTCGGAGCAAATGCAGGCAAACGGTATTTTAAAGCTGTACCGTGCATATGTTTATGGCTGCCCTGCACCAGCTGCGGGAACGGTGGATGCGCCGATTGACCGTGACCCAGACCAGCCGCATGTTCGCATCGTCACGCCGAAGGGTTATCCGTCTATTACGCATTATGAGACGATTGCACATTATGACTCTACTTCGGACAAGCCTGCCGCAGCGGCTGTGCGCTTAAAGCTCGAAACGGGACGGACGCATCAAATTCGCGTTCATATGAAGCATATCGGCTGCCCGCTTATCGGAGATAAAATGTATGGTACTCAGCAAGGTGTGGAGGAAGAGTGGGAGGATGCAGTCGGTCGTCAAGCACTCCATGCCGAGATACTGGGCTTTACCCATCCAATTACAAAAAAATGGATGGAATGGCGTGCGGATTTGCCGCCTGAGCTAGAACGATTAGAACGAAGTCTGTCAAAATAAATGGGACTAGTCAGCCCAATGCTGGAGGAAACAAGAGGATGACGAAACAAAAGGAACTAACTATCATTCAATATCCAAAATGCGGTACATGCCGCTCAGCGCTTAAATCGCTGCAAAATAAGGGCAATGATGTCGTATCCAGAAATATTGTTGAGCAAACACCTACAGCTGCAGAGCTGAAGGAGATTGTAAAAAATAGCGGTCTGGAGCTGAAAAAGTTTTTTAACACATCTGGAGATGTGTACAGGGAGCTTGGTTTGAAGGACAAGCTGGCTGACATGTCTGAAGATGAGAAATATGACTTGCTTGCTTCGAATGGTATGCTGATTAAACGGCCTATCGTGACGGATGGCAAGACGGTTACTGTTGGATATAAGGAAGAACAATACGAACAAGTTTGGAACAATGGAAAAGGGTGAATGGACGTATGTCACAAACCAAATGGCGTTCCAAGAGGCTGTCGCAGCTAGGATCATCCATATTTGCAGAAGTTGCAGCGTGGAAGCGGTCAGCTGTGGAAAGCGGTCTTGATATTATTGATCTTGGCATCGGAAATCCGGATCAGCCGCCTTCGCCCGCCGTTAGACAGGCGCTTAGTGAAGCGGCATTGCGCAGTGATATGTACGCGTATCCAGCAATCAAAAGCGGCTTGCCGTTTCGAGAGCATGCAGCGAAATGGATGAAGCATCGATTTAACGTGGAGCTGGATGCCGGAGACGAGATCGTAACACTGCTTGGCTCACAAGACGGTCTTGCCCATCTTGCTATGGCGCTTTGTGATCCTGGCGATATCGTTTTGCTGCCTAATCCGGGGTATCCGATCTATGCTGCATCATTAGCGCTCGCGGGAGTGGAGTCTGTATTGATGCCGCTGCGCGAGGAGAATGGCTTTATGCCCGATCTGGAGGCAATACCGGATTCGGAGTGGGACCAGGCAACGTTTATTTTGCTCA from Paenibacillus sp. FSL K6-3182 carries:
- a CDS encoding Lrp/AsnC family transcriptional regulator → MTELQLKVLELLQEDARRDADLIATMLAVTTEEVKQAIAELEKDHIIVKYATVVNWSKIDDQKVTALIEVQITPERGRGFEGIAERIYLYPEVKSVYLMSGAYDLLVEVEGKTLKEVASFVSNKLSPIDAVLSTKTFFILKKYKQDGIIFEEHEGDHRLMVSP
- a CDS encoding aminotransferase class I/II-fold pyridoxal phosphate-dependent enzyme; its protein translation is MIKDEEKQPSTPLQRQSMADYLSPLVRGIKPSGIRRFFDLVSTRKDVITLGVGEPDFVTPWHVREAAVYALEMGKTQYTSNAGMPELREAIGQYLNDQFAVPYNPASEILVTVGGSEAIDLALRAFISPGDEILIPEPCYISYSPITALTGGKPVGIETFAKDEFKLKAESLQAVITPKSKVLILCYPSNPTGGTMTYEDWLPIAKLVEENDLIVISDEIYAELTYGSKHVSFAAMPGMKDRTILVSGFSKAFAMTGWRMGYACGHPDLIAAMLKIHQYTVMCAPIMAQYAALEALQHGLEEKDRMVEAYNQRRRLVVKGFREIGLDCHEPQGAFYAFPSIVSTGLSSEEFAQRLLDEANVAAVPGDVFGLGGEGHLRCSYATSVTNLTEALDRIGGFVHRLKQEG
- a CDS encoding cob(I)yrinic acid a,c-diamide adenosyltransferase; translation: MKLYTRTGDSGQTSLIGGRVRKDDVRVEAYGTIDELNCFVGQAAAEAAKHEELAEMAAWLVDIQQELFDCGSDLAYAVEGAPLKISAEPSKRLEEWIDQYTAEAPEITRFILPGGSSVSAVLHVCRTVCRRAERRVVTLAAEHSINADVQTYLNRLSDFFFAAARVANAKLGVSDTEYVRSAEVFRKPKK
- a CDS encoding RluA family pseudouridine synthase gives rise to the protein MMDRLELLYYRPLVAAVSEAEHGMTVRRVLERQLGVSRKLLSQVKQTEHGLTVNEIRAYTTAPVAAGDIIRVRMEREISEDILPQPIPVQIVFEDEDLLIVNKPAGMIVHPTHGHYTGTLANGIVYHWQEAGEKVRFRPVHRLDEETSGLVAIAKTSYVHQQLSEQMQANGILKLYRAYVYGCPAPAAGTVDAPIDRDPDQPHVRIVTPKGYPSITHYETIAHYDSTSDKPAAAAVRLKLETGRTHQIRVHMKHIGCPLIGDKMYGTQQGVEEEWEDAVGRQALHAEILGFTHPITKKWMEWRADLPPELERLERSLSK
- a CDS encoding arsenate reductase family protein — translated: MTKQKELTIIQYPKCGTCRSALKSLQNKGNDVVSRNIVEQTPTAAELKEIVKNSGLELKKFFNTSGDVYRELGLKDKLADMSEDEKYDLLASNGMLIKRPIVTDGKTVTVGYKEEQYEQVWNNGKG